One Phaseolus vulgaris cultivar G19833 chromosome 11, P. vulgaris v2.0, whole genome shotgun sequence genomic window carries:
- the LOC137811028 gene encoding B-box zinc finger protein 19-like isoform X2, with protein MRTLCDVCESAAAILFCAADEAALCFACDQKIHMCNKLASRHIRVGLADPTDVPRCDICENAPGTEAFFYCEIDGSSLCLQCDMIVHVGGKRTHERYLLLRQRAEFPGDKPAQMEELGLQPLDQNEFRRDEGQSLKLKTRDSQQNHSILPVPRQENNIDGHRKMDKKLIDLNTRPLRLNGPTPNNQGMDILRGNNHEFASVPPVESYKQGAEKQ; from the exons ATGCGAACCCTTTGCGACGTTTGCGAGAGCGCCGCTGCCATTCTCTTCTGCGCCGCCGATGAGGCTGCTCTCTGCTTTGCTTGTGACCAAAAG ATCCATATGTGTAACAAACTTGCTAGTAGACACATTCGGGTTGGCCTTGCTGACCCCACTGATGTTCCACGCTGTGACATATGTGAAAATGCGCCTGGTACTGAGG CTTTCTTTTACTGTGAGATAGATGGTAGTTCGCTGTGTCTGCAATGTGATATGATTGTGCATGTTGGTGGTAAAAGAACTCACGAAAGATATCTTCTATTGAGGCAAAGAGCTGAG TTTCCAGGAGATAAACCTGCCCAAATGGAAGAACTAGGGCTGCAACCTCTGGATCAAAATGAATTTAGGAGGGATGAAGGTCAGTCCCTCAAGCTAAAAACAAGAGACAGTCAGCAGAATCACAGTATCTTACCTGTTCCAAGAcaagaaaataatattgatggCCATAGAAAAATGGATAAAAAGTTAATTGATCTCAACACCAGGCCATTGCGGCTAAATGGACCAACACCAAACAACCAG GGTATGGATATTTTAAGAGGCAATAATCATGAATTTGCAAGTGTGCCACCAGTTGAATCCTACAAACAAGGGGCTGAGAAACAATAA
- the LOC137811028 gene encoding B-box zinc finger protein 18-like isoform X1 — MRTLCDVCESAAAILFCAADEAALCFACDQKIHMCNKLASRHIRVGLADPTDVPRCDICENAPGTEAFFYCEIDGSSLCLQCDMIVHVGGKRTHERYLLLRQRAEFPGDKPAQMEELGLQPLDQNEFRRDEGQSLKLKTRDSQQNHSILPVPRQENNIDGHRKMDKKLIDLNTRPLRLNGPTPNNQEQGMDILRGNNHEFASVPPVESYKQGAEKQ, encoded by the exons ATGCGAACCCTTTGCGACGTTTGCGAGAGCGCCGCTGCCATTCTCTTCTGCGCCGCCGATGAGGCTGCTCTCTGCTTTGCTTGTGACCAAAAG ATCCATATGTGTAACAAACTTGCTAGTAGACACATTCGGGTTGGCCTTGCTGACCCCACTGATGTTCCACGCTGTGACATATGTGAAAATGCGCCTGGTACTGAGG CTTTCTTTTACTGTGAGATAGATGGTAGTTCGCTGTGTCTGCAATGTGATATGATTGTGCATGTTGGTGGTAAAAGAACTCACGAAAGATATCTTCTATTGAGGCAAAGAGCTGAG TTTCCAGGAGATAAACCTGCCCAAATGGAAGAACTAGGGCTGCAACCTCTGGATCAAAATGAATTTAGGAGGGATGAAGGTCAGTCCCTCAAGCTAAAAACAAGAGACAGTCAGCAGAATCACAGTATCTTACCTGTTCCAAGAcaagaaaataatattgatggCCATAGAAAAATGGATAAAAAGTTAATTGATCTCAACACCAGGCCATTGCGGCTAAATGGACCAACACCAAACAACCAG GAACAGGGTATGGATATTTTAAGAGGCAATAATCATGAATTTGCAAGTGTGCCACCAGTTGAATCCTACAAACAAGGGGCTGAGAAACAATAA
- the LOC137811028 gene encoding B-box zinc finger protein 19-like isoform X4 — protein MRTLCDVCESAAAILFCAADEAALCFACDQKIHMCNKLASRHIRVGLADPTDVPRCDICENAPAFFYCEIDGSSLCLQCDMIVHVGGKRTHERYLLLRQRAEFPGDKPAQMEELGLQPLDQNEFRRDEGQSLKLKTRDSQQNHSILPVPRQENNIDGHRKMDKKLIDLNTRPLRLNGPTPNNQGMDILRGNNHEFASVPPVESYKQGAEKQ, from the exons ATGCGAACCCTTTGCGACGTTTGCGAGAGCGCCGCTGCCATTCTCTTCTGCGCCGCCGATGAGGCTGCTCTCTGCTTTGCTTGTGACCAAAAG ATCCATATGTGTAACAAACTTGCTAGTAGACACATTCGGGTTGGCCTTGCTGACCCCACTGATGTTCCACGCTGTGACATATGTGAAAATGCGCCTG CTTTCTTTTACTGTGAGATAGATGGTAGTTCGCTGTGTCTGCAATGTGATATGATTGTGCATGTTGGTGGTAAAAGAACTCACGAAAGATATCTTCTATTGAGGCAAAGAGCTGAG TTTCCAGGAGATAAACCTGCCCAAATGGAAGAACTAGGGCTGCAACCTCTGGATCAAAATGAATTTAGGAGGGATGAAGGTCAGTCCCTCAAGCTAAAAACAAGAGACAGTCAGCAGAATCACAGTATCTTACCTGTTCCAAGAcaagaaaataatattgatggCCATAGAAAAATGGATAAAAAGTTAATTGATCTCAACACCAGGCCATTGCGGCTAAATGGACCAACACCAAACAACCAG GGTATGGATATTTTAAGAGGCAATAATCATGAATTTGCAAGTGTGCCACCAGTTGAATCCTACAAACAAGGGGCTGAGAAACAATAA
- the LOC137811028 gene encoding B-box zinc finger protein 18-like isoform X3 — protein MRTLCDVCESAAAILFCAADEAALCFACDQKIHMCNKLASRHIRVGLADPTDVPRCDICENAPAFFYCEIDGSSLCLQCDMIVHVGGKRTHERYLLLRQRAEFPGDKPAQMEELGLQPLDQNEFRRDEGQSLKLKTRDSQQNHSILPVPRQENNIDGHRKMDKKLIDLNTRPLRLNGPTPNNQEQGMDILRGNNHEFASVPPVESYKQGAEKQ, from the exons ATGCGAACCCTTTGCGACGTTTGCGAGAGCGCCGCTGCCATTCTCTTCTGCGCCGCCGATGAGGCTGCTCTCTGCTTTGCTTGTGACCAAAAG ATCCATATGTGTAACAAACTTGCTAGTAGACACATTCGGGTTGGCCTTGCTGACCCCACTGATGTTCCACGCTGTGACATATGTGAAAATGCGCCTG CTTTCTTTTACTGTGAGATAGATGGTAGTTCGCTGTGTCTGCAATGTGATATGATTGTGCATGTTGGTGGTAAAAGAACTCACGAAAGATATCTTCTATTGAGGCAAAGAGCTGAG TTTCCAGGAGATAAACCTGCCCAAATGGAAGAACTAGGGCTGCAACCTCTGGATCAAAATGAATTTAGGAGGGATGAAGGTCAGTCCCTCAAGCTAAAAACAAGAGACAGTCAGCAGAATCACAGTATCTTACCTGTTCCAAGAcaagaaaataatattgatggCCATAGAAAAATGGATAAAAAGTTAATTGATCTCAACACCAGGCCATTGCGGCTAAATGGACCAACACCAAACAACCAG GAACAGGGTATGGATATTTTAAGAGGCAATAATCATGAATTTGCAAGTGTGCCACCAGTTGAATCCTACAAACAAGGGGCTGAGAAACAATAA
- the LOC137811047 gene encoding uncharacterized protein, with protein MASALVNRVGSVRNCPLLRSPLNFMKALSTSSDSTSSAQNPKKSKRRKKKNLFEVAQFLPNWGIGYHMAKTHWKEVSYEITKLNLYKDGRHGKAWGIAHKNGLPLADAPKKISGVHKRCWKYLTDVVKVSESSTNLTSPTDSGLKVETEAS; from the exons ATGGCAAGTGCGTTGGTTAACAGAGTTGGTTCTGTTCGAAACTGTCCTTTACTAAGATCTCCGCTCAACTTCATGAAAGCCTTGAGCACTTCTTCGGATTCTACTTCTTCTGCTCAGAACCCTAAGAAATCAAagcgaagaaagaagaagaactTGTTCGAAGTGGCTCAGTTCTTACCTAACTGGGGAATTGGCTACCACATGGCCAAGACTCACTGGAAAGAAGTTTCTTACGAGATCACTAAGCTCAATCTGTACAAG GATGGAAGGCATGGAAAAGCATGGGGTATTGCTCATAAAAATG GCTTGCCGTTGGCAGATGCTCCAAAAAAAATTAGTGGAGTTCACAAACGCTGTTGGAAGTACCTAACGGATGTAGTAAAAGTATCAGAAAGCTCAACAAATTTAACGAGTCCAACAGACAGTGGCTTAAAAGTTGAAACTGAAGCAAGTTGA
- the LOC137811059 gene encoding fructose-bisphosphate aldolase 1, chloroplastic: protein MASASPSLLKSSLVLDKSEWVKGQTLRQPSASVVRCSPTNPSALTIRAGSYADELVKTAKIVASPGRGILAMDESNATCGKRLASIGLENTEANRQAYRTLLVTVPGLGQYISGAILFEETLYQSTIDGKKIVDVLQEQKIVPGIKVDKGLVPLAGSNDESWCQGLDGLASRSAAYYQQGARFAKWRTVVSIPNGPTALAVKEAAWGLARYAAISQDNGLVPIVEPEILLDGEHTIDRTFEVAQKVWAEVFFYLAENNVLFEGILLKPSMVTPGAQSKEKVSPETVADYTLKLLHRRIPPAVPGIMFLSGGQSEVEATLNLNAMNQSPNPWHVSFSYARALQNTALKTWGGLPEQVKASQDALLFRAKSNSLAQLGKYTGEGESEEAKKELFVKGYSY from the exons ATGGCCTCTGCATCACCCTCTCTGCTCAAGTCTTCACTTGTTCTTGACAAGTCTGAGTGGGTGAAGGGTCAAACCCTTCGCCAACCTTCTGCATCAGTTGTCAGATGCAGCCCCACCAACCCTTCAGCCCTCACCATCAGAGCTGGTTCCTATGCTGATGAGCTTGTTAAGACTGCG AAAATCGTTGCTTCACCAGGGAGGGGTATTTTGGCTATGGATGAGTCCAATGCTACCTGTGGGAAGCGTTTGGCTTCAATTGGGCTAGAGAATACTGAAGCTAACCGCCAGGCATACCGTACCCTCCTTGTTACAGTTCCAGGCCTTGGTCAATACATCTCTGGTGCCATTCTCTTTGAGGAAACTCTCTACCAATCCACCATTGATGGCAAGAAGATTGTCGATGTGCTCCAAGAGCAAAAAATTGTTCCTGGTATTAAGGTCGACAAG GGTTTGGTTCCCCTTGCTGGATCCAACGATGAGTCATGGTGCCAAGGTTTGGATGGTCTTGCCTCTCGCTCAGCTGCATACTATCAGCAAGGTGCCCGTTTCGCCAAATG GCGTACTGTTGTGAGCATCCCCAATGGTCCCACTGCTCTGGCTGTTAAGGAAGCAGCCTGGGGTCTGGCTCGCTATGCTGCAATTTCTCAG GACAATGGATTGGTCCCAATTGTGGAGCCAGAGATCTTGCTTGATGGGGAACATACTATTGATAGAACTTTTGAAGTGGCCCAAAAGGTGTGGGCAGAGGTTTTCTTCTACCTTGCTGAGAACAATGTCCTTTTTGAGGGTATTCTCCTGAAGCCTAGCATGGTTACACCTGGAGCTCAGTCCAAGGAGAAGGTCAGTCCTGAAACAGTTGCTGATTACACCCTAAAGCTCCTTCACAGGAGAATCCCCCCTGCTGTTCCTGGAATTATG TTTTTGTCTGGTGGACAGTCTGAGGTTGAAGCTACCTTAAATTTGAATGCCATGAACCAGTCTCCAAACCCCTGGCATGTGTCATTTTCATATGCCAGAGCCCTCCAAAACACTGCCTTGAAGACATGGGGAGGACTCCCAGAGCAAGTGAAAGCATCACAAGATGCACTCCTTTTCCGTGCCAAGTCCAACTCACTGGCTCAGCTTGGAAAGTACACTGGTGAGGGTGAATCTGAGGAAGCCAAGAAGGAGTTGTTCGTCAAAGGTTACTCCTACTAA
- the LOC137811068 gene encoding pentatricopeptide repeat-containing protein At5g50280, chloroplastic, which produces MAFNFTHSTLPPSSSVSHHFHVHTFSKPFFLSHSKISTSLISKTLCLCASPSNTIHSSPTPIFLPYLQREPEPEPEEQEVIETIEEEKEQARDPDDPIYKFFKTRNRISFQDPGREGSLSLQKNRRTSWHLASDTSDPVEEESETGLEDGSLLVEEKREMVCEKKGLPLPEGIVGEIIQLARNLPQNLTLEEGLVEYEGRVSEKECWEVLKSLGEEHLLVSCLYFFQWMRSQEPSLVTPRACTVLFPLLGKARMADKLMVLFSNLPSTKEFRDAHVYNAAISGLLSSGRYEDAWKVYESMEADNVLPDHVTCSIMVIVMRKLGHSAKDAWQFFEKMNGKGVKWGEEVLGALIKSFCVEGLMREALIILSEMEKKGVSPNAIMYNTLMDAYCKSNCVEEAEGLLVEMKAKGIKPTEATFNILMHAYSRKMQPKIVEKLIAEMLDVGLKPNAKSYTCLVSAYGKQKKMSDMAADTFLKMRKDGIKPTSHSYTALIHAYSVSGWHEKAYAAFENMQREGVKPSIETYTALLDAFRRAGDTETLMKIWKLMRREKVEGTRVTFNTLVDGFSKHGHYKEARDVISQFGKVGLHPTLLTYNMLMNAYARGGRHSKLPELLEEMADRNIKPDSVTYSTIIYAFIRVRDFAQAFFYHQEMVKNGKVMDANSYQKLRTILDDKAAIKNRTDRRSLIGVVRNKMGIVKPKRKKDELWKYRKRHVKKR; this is translated from the exons ATGGCTTTCAACTTCACACACTCCACACTACCTCCGTCTTCTTCCGTTTCACACCATTTTCATGTTCAtactttttcaaaacctttttttctttcacattCCAAAATCTCAACCTCTttaatctccaaaaccctttgtcTGTGTGCATCACCTTCCAACACCATCCACTCTTCACCAACCCCCATTTTCCTCCCATATCTCCAACGAGAACCAGAACCAGAACCAGAAGAACAAGAGGTCATAGAAACAATAGAAGAAGAGAAGGAACAAGCTCGCGACCCAGATGATCCAATCTACAAATTCTTCAAAACCCGCAATAGGATTTCCTTCCAAGACCCGGGAAGAGAAGGAAGTTTGTCGCTTCAGAAGAACCGTCGCACATCATGGCACCTTGCTTCTGACACGAGTGACCCTGTTGAAGAAGAATCTGAAACGGGTTTGGAGGATGGCTCTTTGTTGGttgaagaaaagagagaaatggTTTGTGAGAAAAAGGGTTTGCCTTTACCTGAGGGGATTGTGGGGGAGATTATTCAGCTTGCAAGGAACTTGCCGCAGAATCTTACTCTGGAGGAGGGTTTGGTTGAATACGAAGGAAGGGTTAGTGAGAAAGAGTGTTGGGAGGTTTTGAAATCACTTGGGGAGGAGCACCTTCTGGTATCTTGTTTGTATTTCTTTCAGTGGATGAGGTCGCAGGAACCTTCACTGGTGACACCTCGGGCTTGCACTGTGTTGTTTCCTTTGTTGGGGAAGGCAAGGATGGCTGATAAGTTGATGGTTTTGTTCTCAAACTTACCATCCACCAAGGAGTTCAGAGATGCTCATGTTTACAATGCTGCAATTTCAGGCCTTCTTTCTAGTGGCAG GTATGAAGATGCTTGGAAAGTGTATGAGTCAATGGAAGCAGATAATGTTCTGCCGGATCACGTGACATGCTCTATTATGGTTATTGTTATGAGAAAACTTGGCCATAGTGCAAAAGATGCATGGCAATTTTTTGAGAAAATGAATGGAAAAGGAGTCAAATGGGGTGAAGAAGTTCTAGGTGCACTCATAAAGTCATTTTGTGTTGAGGGTTTGATGAGGGAAGCTCTCATCATCCTATCTGAAATGGAGAAGAAAGGAGTTTCTCCAAATGCTATTATGTACAACACCCTGATGGATGCATATTGTAAATCCAACTGTGTAGAAGAAGCTGAAGGCCTTCTTGTTGAGATGAAAGCTAAAGGGATTAAGCCCACTGAAGCTACGTTCAACATTCTAATGCATGCATACAGCAGAAAAATGCAGCCTAAGATTGTGGAGAAGCTGATTGCTGAAATGCTGGATGTTGGGTTGAAGCCAAATGCCAAATCATATACTTGTCTTGTCAGTGCATATGGGAAGCAGAAAAAGATGAGTGACATGGCTGCAGATACATTCTTGAAGATGAGGAAGGATGGTATTAAACCCACTTCACATTCGTATACAGCTCTGATCCATGCATATTCAGTTAGTGGCTGGCATGAGAAAGCTTATGCAGCATTTGAAAACATGCAAAGGGAAGGTGTTAAACCATCCATAGAAACCTACACTGCTTTACTAGATGCATTTAGACGAGCTGGTGATACCGAAACATTAATGAAAATATGGAAGTTGATGAGGAGGGAGAAAGTTGAAGGAACACGAGTGACATTCAATACTCTTGTTGATGGTTTTTCTAAACATGGTCACTACAAGGAAGCAAGAGATGTAATATCTCAATTTGGGAAAGTTGGATTGCATCCAACATTGTTGACATACAATATGCTGATGAATGCGTATGCGCGAGGAGGGCGACACTCAAAGCTGCCAGAGTTGTTGGAAGAGATGGCAGATCGTAACATAAAGCCAGATTCTGTAACTTATTCAACAATCATATATGCATTTATCCGCGTTCGAGATTTTGCTCAGGCATTCTTTTATCACCAGGAGATGGTCAAGAATGGTAAGGTAATGGATGCCAATTCTTACCAGAAGCTTCGGACGATTCTTGATGATAAAGCTGCAATCAAAAACAGAACGGATAGGAGATCCTTGATTGGTGTGGTTAGAAATAAGATGGGTATTGTGAAACCTAAGAGAAAAAAGGACGAGTTATGGAAGTACAGGAAAAGACATGTGAAAAAACGGTAG
- the LOC137825342 gene encoding TATA box-binding protein-associated factor RNA polymerase I subunit B: MVDFHNLTCQTCNSVGLGDGFDGFFYCLRCGSRYEDVDDTGVDADDLFNKGETGGGAVYIASHQRQRSVAIKAEPISQHDSFYNSQSNFIRNLGLEDDTPQRNELVQVKGEEFDADQFIEESPSVPNDFGGSVASFEDYHNEIRMRYVMGLQLMIELQCEALVKEFKVTPLICGLVGPIWLRFVSGTGVFDDDWADKVIHNSEMQKEDEPEEHKPRSKYKAEPHNIFGQRAVMIWFRSLKKRIPLSCTLAVSFLACHVAREAVLPSDMMKWTCEGKLPYFSAFIEIEKRIGQPSSACPISSSVMFRPQRAVPVQKLESFAASIAHFIGLELPPVNFYAIAYRYLKKLSLPVEKILPCACRIYEWSMPPSLWLSLSTKYFRLPTHVCVMSILIVAIRILYNINGFGEWENSLSRNDDAVENSERGNAFSTNNGHDFAGESKDSAEDKEGTQKHELDSAWLIQHLQARYNEIGDINEYTKDLPTYLKYCRDVVFAGLEPSYGNHEEENMIEYLWNFYQNEEDIKPLENVGQSNSSLNQKSLKDKECIDRTSKQEKIREKSFSELFPGDESCLEDDLSGSVDDNSSQESSSEGEEDSDSHDHSSGKSGVREAIRQMKLDMEENRFCYIPPSVKRKRLDYIHYARKRDEGALTYVAHADYYILLRACARIALIDIRILHIGVLSLERRLDFLEERTDKCLHSKPTKITCQFCSDQATQNVSDLNI; this comes from the exons ATGGTTGATTTCCATAACTTGACTTGTCAAACCTGTAACAGTGTGGGTCTTGGTGATGGCTTTGATGGCTTTTTCTACTGCCTTCGATGTGGCTCTCGATACGAGGATGTCGACGACACTGGTGTCGATGCCGATGATCTCTTCAATAAGGGAGAAACCGGTGGCGGTGCTGTCTACATCGCCAGTCACCAACGGCAACGATCTGTAGCAATCAAAGCCGAACCCATATCTCAGCATGACTCATTCTATAATTCCCAGTCCAATTTCATTAGGAATCTAGGTTTAGAAGATGACACTCCTCAACGAAATGAACTTGTTCAAGTTAAAGGAGAGGAATTTGATGCCGATCAGTTTATTGAGGAAAGTCCTTCAGTTCCTAATGATTTTGGAGGCTCAGTTGCAAGCTTTGAAGATTACCACAACGAGATAAGGATGCGGTATGTGATGGGGTTGCAGCTGATGATTGAGCTTCAGTGTGAAGCATTGGTGAAGGAGTTTAAGGTTACCCCTCTAATTTGTGGCTTGGTTGGGCCAATTTGGTTGAGATTTGTCTCTGGGACTGGTGTTTTCGATGATGACTGGGCTGATAAAGTAATCCATAACTCTGAGATGCAGAAAGAAG ATGAACCTGAAGAGCATAAGCCACGTTCTAAATACAAAGCAGAGCCCCACAATATATTTGGTCAGCGAGCTGTGATGATATGGTTTAGGTCTTTAAAGAAAAGGATTCCACTATCTTGTACTCTTGCTGTTTCATTTCTGGCATGTCATGTTGCCAGGGAAGCTGTCTTGCCATCTGACATGATGAAGTGGACGTGTGAAGGGAAGCTTCCATATTTTTCTGcttttattgaaattgaaaagCGCATAGGACAACCTTCAAGTGCATGTCCTATTAGTTCAAGTGTTATGTTCAGGCCCCAGCGAGCTGTTCCGGTACAGAAGCTAGAGTCATTTGCTGCATCCATTGCTCATTTCATAGGCTTGGAGTTACCTCCTGTTAACTTTTACGCAATAGCTTATCGTTATCTCAAAAAATTATCACTTCCTGTTGAGAAGATACTTCCTTGTGCATGTCGCATATATGAATGGTCAATGCCTCCATCTTTGTGGTTATCCCTATCCACTAAGTATTTTAGGCTACCTACTCATGTATGTGTTATGTCAATTCTAATAGTAGCAATAAGGATATTATATAACATAAATGGCTTTGGAGAGTGGGAGAATAGTTTGTCTCGTAATGATGATGCTGTGGAAAACAGTGAAAGGGGTAATGCTTTTTCCACCAATAATGGACATGATTTTGCTGGAGAATCTAAAGATTCAGCTGAAGATAAAGAAGGAACTCAAAAGCATGAATTGGATTCTGCCTGGCTTATCCAACACCTTCAAGCAAGATATAATGAGATTGGGGATATCAATG AGTATACGAAGGACTTGCCTACGTATCTCAAATACTGTAGGGATGTTGTGTTTGCTGGATTAGAGCCATCTTATGGGAATCACGAGGAAGAAAATATGATAGAATACCTATGGAATTTTTATCAGAACGAAGAG gaTATAAAACCATTAGAGAATGTAGGGCAGTCAAATTCTTCTTTAAACCAAAAGAGTTTGAAGGATAAAGAATGCATTGACAGGACCTCCAAGCAGGAAAAGATTAGAGAAAAAAGTTTTAGTGAACTATTTCCTGGTGATGAAAGCTGCCTTGAAGATGACTTGTCTGGAAGTGTGGATGATAATAGTTCACAGGAGAGTTCCTCAGAAGGCGAAGAAGACTCAGATTCCCATGATCACAGTTCAGGAAAATCTGGAGTGAGAGAAGCCATTAGACAGATGAAATTAGACATGGAAGAGAACAGATTTTGTTATATACCACCTAGTGTCAAGCGAAAAAGACTTGATTATATTCACTATGCAAGAAAGAGGGATGAAGGTGCTCTGACCTATGTTGCCCATGCTGATTATTACATTTTGCTTCGGGCTTGTGCCAGGATTGCACTAATTGACATTCGGATTTTGCATATTGGTGTGTTAAGCCTCGAGAGAAGACTTGATTTTTTGGAGGAACGGACTGATAAATGCTTACATTCCAAACCAACTAAGATTACATGTCAGTTTTGTAGTGATCAAGCTACGCAAAATGTATCTGATTTGAATATTTGA
- the LOC137811075 gene encoding endoglucanase 24-like gives MRKMKAWWRRLFYVAVFETVLIGMGSAHDYWDALSKAIVFFEGQRSGFLPQDQRVSWRGNSGLSDGWNYNTDLTGGYYDAGDNVKFGFPMAFTTTMLAWSVLEFGDVMPPNELRNALLAIRWATDYLLKTLSQPNRIFVQVGDPNSDHDCWERPEDMDTARTTYAIDAPNAASDVAGETAAALAASSMAFRSSDPGYSETLLRNAITAFEFADNYRGAYSDNENVKYNACPYYCDFDGYQDELLWGAAWLRRATQEDNFLNYIESNGKTLGAEDNINEFGWDNKHAGLNVLLSKEVIEGNMYSLESYKSSAERFICTLIPESSSSNIEYTPGGLVYRPGGSNLQHATSIAFLELVYANYLTHTSQAINCGNVYVSAQTLRQHAKRQVDYILGENPMGLSYMVGYSNYYPQRIHHRASSLPSIKDHPQFIACKEGSIYFNSTNPNPNVLVGAIVGGPDENDDYEDDRIDFRKSEPTTYINAPFVGVLAYFAANPSFS, from the exons ATGAGAAAAATGAAGGCGTGGTGGAGGAGGCTGTTCTACGTTGCGGTGTTTGAGACGGTGTTGATCGGAATGGGAAGCGCCCACGACTATTGGGACGCATTGTCGAAGGCCATTGTTTTCTTCGAGGGACAGCGATCGGGATTCCTGCCACAGGATCAGAGAGTGAGTTGGCGAGGGAACTCCGGTCTCAGTGACGGCTGGAACTACAACACGGATCTCACCGGCGGTTACTACGACGCCGGCGACAACGTGAAATTCGGGTTTCCGATGGCCTTCACCACCACAATGCTGGCCTGGAGCGTCCTGGAATTCGGAGACGTCATGCCTCCCAATGAGCTCAGGAACGCACTCCTCGCAATTCGTTGGGCCACTGATTATCTTCTCAAGACTCTTTCTCAGCCCAATCGAATTTTCGTTCAG GTGGGTGATCCAAACTCAGATCACGATTGTTGGGAGAGGCCAGAGGACATGGATACGGCGAGGACTACGTATGCTATTGATGCACCAAACGCCGCTTCCGATGTCGCCGGCGAAACCGCCGCCGCACTAGCAGCTTCATCCATGGCGTTCCGGTCATCGGACCCCGGTTACTCGGAGACACTGCTTCGAAATGCCATTACTGCCTTTGAATTTGCAGATAACTACAGGGGTGCTTACAGTGACAATGAAAACGTGAAGTATAATGCCTGCCCCTATTACTGTGATTTCGATGGCTATCAG GATGAGCTGTTGTGGGGAGCTGCATGGCTAAGGAGGGCGACACAGGAGGATAATTTCCTAAACTACATTGAAAGCAATGGGAAAACTCTTGGTGCAGAAGACAACATCAATGAGTTTGGTTGGGACAACAAGCATGCTGGCCTCAACGTACTTCTCTCCAAG GAAGTTATAGAAGGAAACATGTACTCTCTTGAGTCCTACAAGTCCTCAGCAGAGAGGTTCATTTGCACACTGATACCTGAATCATCAAGCTCAAACATTGAGTACACACCTGGTGGGCTTGTGTACAGACCCGGAGGCAGCAACCTGCAACATGCAACTTCAATTGCTTTCCTTGAATTGGTGTATGCCAATTACCTAACACACACTTCACAAGCCATCAATTGTGGCAATGTCTATGTCAGTGCACAAACTCTTCGTCAACATGCCAAGAGGCAAGTTGATTACATTTTGGGTGAAAACCCAATGGGACTGTCCTACATGGTTGGCTATAGCAACTACTATCCTCAACGTATTCACCACCGTGCCTCTTCTTTACCCTCCATCAAGGATCATCCCCAGTTCATTGCATGCAAAGAAGGTTCAATCTACTTCAACTCAACAAATCCCAATCCTAATGTACTTGTTGGAGCCATTGTTGGAGGACCTGATGAAAATGATGATTATGAGGATGATCGAATTGATTTTAGGAAATCTGAACCTACCACGTACATTAATGCACCATTTGTTGGGGTGTTAGCATATTTTGCTGCAAATCCCAGCTTTAGTTGA